CGGCGAAGGGGCGCAACAGCCGGCGCGCGGGGCGGATTGGCGCACCGCGCCTGGGGCGGATTGGCGCACGCGCGGCCGGCTCACTTTCTCCTCGCAGTATTGGCACGCCCGTTGCTCTCGTGCTGCCGCGCGAATGCCTCGAGAGACACAAGTGACAGCGAGAGACCAACAACTGAAAGGGAAAGTGTGATGAAGGCTCTGTCGTTCGTTTGCGCCGCAGTCGTCGGCGCGTTCTTGCTGGGACCGTTCGAGACTGGCCATGCCGCCGAGGCTGCGAAGCCGGACGCCACCCTGACCTTGTCCGCGAAGGCGGTCTCTGCGGGTGCCGGCTACAGCTGGGGCGGTGGCAAGCTCATGTACGGCGGAAAGACGTACGACGTGACCATCGACGGTCTCACCGTGGGCGCCGTGGGCATGACCTCGATCACCGCGAGCGGCGAAGTGTACGGCCTGAAGAAGCTCGAGGACTTCGATGGCAACTACACGGCCGTGGCGGCCGGCGCCACGATCGCCGGCGGTGGCGGCTTGCTCACCATGCAGAACCAGAACGGCGTTCAGGTGACTCTGAAGTCGACCACCCAGGGGCTGAGCCTGACGCTCGGTGTCTCGGGCGCGAAGCTCGCGCTCAAGAAGTAGCCGACCGGGCCTCGACCGAGTGCGCGAGGTCTGGCGATGCCGAACGCTCGCCAGATCTCGCGTTCACTCTTGGTCCGAAATCGATGGAGACCTGGGAGAGATGAGGAAGTACCTCGCACTTGGACTGACCTGCGCGCTCGGTCTCTGCGCGACCGCGCGCGCCGACGACGACCACGAGCTCGCGAAGAAGCTCACCAACCCCGTCGCCGACCTGATCAGCGTTCCGTTCCAGTTCAACTACGATCAAGGGCTCGGGCCCAGCGACAAGGGCGAGCAGTACCTGCTTCGGATCCAGCCGGTGATTCCGATCTCGATCGGCGACGACTGGAACGTCATCTCGCGCACGATCCTGCCCGTCACCTATACGAACCGCTTCGTGGCGCCGTTCGACGGGCCCAACTTCGGGCTCTCGGACACGACCCAGAGCTTCTTCTTCTCGCCCAAGCAGCCGAGCAGCTGGGGCGGCATCATCTGGGGCGCCGGGCCTGCGCTTCTTCTCCCGACGGCCACCGTCGGCTCGCTCGGCACCGAGAAGTGGGGCGCGGGGCCGACCGCAGTCGTGCTGAAGATGGCGGGCCCGGTGACGACGGGCTTCCTGTGGAACCAGATCTGGAGCTTCGCGGGAAGCAACAGCCGGCGGCGCGTCAACCAGACTTACTTCCAGCCGTTCCTTTCCTACACGACTCACACCGCGACGACCTTCTCGGTGAACTCGGAGTCGACGTACGACTTCGTGAGCGCGCGCTGGACGGTGCCGGTGAACTTCCTGCTCTCGCAGGTCGTCAGGCTCGGGCCCCAGGTCCTTCAGCTCCAGGTGGGCTACCGGAGCTACGTCACCACTCCGGCGAACGGCCCGAATTGGGGCTTGCGCTTCCAGGTGACGCTGCTGTTTCCGAAGTGAGATGGGGGAACGGTCGATGCGGTCACGCAGGGCGCGCGGCGCAGCCTTACTCGGGCTGTACTGCGCGCTCGCAGCCACCAGCGCCCACGCGGCCGACCCGGCCAGCGCTGCACTCCCGGACGAGAAGCACT
The Myxococcota bacterium DNA segment above includes these coding regions:
- a CDS encoding transporter, which encodes MRKYLALGLTCALGLCATARADDDHELAKKLTNPVADLISVPFQFNYDQGLGPSDKGEQYLLRIQPVIPISIGDDWNVISRTILPVTYTNRFVAPFDGPNFGLSDTTQSFFFSPKQPSSWGGIIWGAGPALLLPTATVGSLGTEKWGAGPTAVVLKMAGPVTTGFLWNQIWSFAGSNSRRRVNQTYFQPFLSYTTHTATTFSVNSESTYDFVSARWTVPVNFLLSQVVRLGPQVLQLQVGYRSYVTTPANGPNWGLRFQVTLLFPK